A segment of the Sulfurovum indicum genome:
GAGGCCACTCATGAAACGGTCATCAAGGAGATACCGATAGTCAAACCGGTTAAGAAGGTCACACCGAAACCCAAAAAGAAACCGGTTAAAAAGAGAAGAAAAGTACAGCAAAAAAGAGAGATAAACAGTGGCGGCTCTCCCCGTCACAGCACTGCAGAGAAGAACAAGTTTTTGGCAGAGGTTCGCAGAAAGATCAATCGAGCCAAATCGTACCCGCGTATTGCACAAAGACGCGGGATGCAGGGAACAGTGAAAGCGTGTTTTACTATTCTGGCCAATGGACAGGTAGGCAATATCTCTCTCTCCGGACCCAGGGTTTTTTATGCTTCTGCAAGAAAAGCCATCAAAAGTGCTTTCCCTGTAAATGTGAAAAAAGCACCGATCTCCCTGCCGGTTGTCGTTAACCTATCGCTCCGCTATAAACTCAGGTAAATTTTATTATAAACTTAACACAAATTTAACACTAGCTTGGCATACTCTTTTAAAATGATTTTAGGGGAGAAGAATGATGATCAAAAAACAAACGATAGCCCTCTCACTGGTCTGTGCTGTATCACTGCATGCGGCACAGGCAGAATTGGGAACAATCGATGTGGAAGCCAACATCGATACGGAAGTGATCAAGGATGTACACGGAGAAGAGATCAAATCAGCAGACTTGGCAGAAGCACTTTTTAAGCAGTCACCAAGCGTGTCACTGGTCAGAAGAAGCGGTATTGCCAATGATGTGATCGTAAGGGGACAGAAAAAAGACAATATCAGTGTCACGATGGATGGAGTCAAAGTGTATGGTGCCTGTCCAAACAGAATGGATCCTCCTGTTTCTCATGTATTAACGAACAACATTGATTATATCGAGATCAATGAAGGACCCTACAATGTAGAAGATTTCGGGGTATTGAGTGCAGATGTCAAGATACATACTATTAAACCGAAAAAAGAGTTTACAGGAGACCTTAATCTTGGTTTTGGTAGCTGGGGGTATAAGAAGGGAGCATTCTCAATGAGCGGCGGTACAGACAGGGTAAGGGTCTTGCTAAGCGGTTCAGTTGAGACAAGTGGACAATATGAAGATGGCAACGGTGATGACTTTGTGGGACAGATAGCCAGAAATATTTCAGAAGGTGTAGTACCCCCGGATGCACAATACCAGTCAGTCTATCAGGATATGGATGCCTATACAAAAAAAACATTTATGGCAAAACTCTTTTGGGATATTACTGATAATCAGGAGTTAAGGCTTGGCTATACAGCAAACAGAAGTGATGATATCCTCTATCCTTCTTCCAAAATGGATGCACTCTATGATGATTCAGACATTTATAATCTTGAATATATCGTAAAAGAGCTTGGCAGATATTCAAAAGAACTCGATTTTCAACTCTATCGGTCGACAGTTGAGCATCCAATGTCGACCATGTATCGTGAAACAGCAGTGATCAAAGGCTTTGAAATGACACATGCCCTGGAGACAAAAATGCAGGGAGCCAAGATCAAAAACCGTTTTGAACTTGATAACCATACGATCACAACAGGACTGGACTACAGTCTGAGAAACTGGGACGGTGGATACTATAAAGATGGTGTTCCTCTGCCTGAATCCGTTTTTCACAGTATATATGATGTAGATACGAAGAATACGGCAGTATTTATCAAAGACAAGATCAAAATGGACAAACTCGTTTTG
Coding sequences within it:
- a CDS encoding TonB-dependent receptor gives rise to the protein MMIKKQTIALSLVCAVSLHAAQAELGTIDVEANIDTEVIKDVHGEEIKSADLAEALFKQSPSVSLVRRSGIANDVIVRGQKKDNISVTMDGVKVYGACPNRMDPPVSHVLTNNIDYIEINEGPYNVEDFGVLSADVKIHTIKPKKEFTGDLNLGFGSWGYKKGAFSMSGGTDRVRVLLSGSVETSGQYEDGNGDDFVGQIARNISEGVVPPDAQYQSVYQDMDAYTKKTFMAKLFWDITDNQELRLGYTANRSDDILYPSSKMDALYDDSDIYNLEYIVKELGRYSKELDFQLYRSTVEHPMSTMYRETAVIKGFEMTHALETKMQGAKIKNRFELDNHTITTGLDYSLRNWDGGYYKDGVPLPESVFHSIYDVDTKNTAVFIKDKIKMDKLVLEVGLRYDDTTITSDNASQQSNDYNELNGYIFGTYHTDTGTKYFIGLGKSSRVPDAKELYWIGSMGNEIGTPDLEDTVNYEFDIGLEKQFDNATLKVKAFYSMLDNYIAYNANNVNMMGAAENAYENVDATIYGIELSGIYIATESLYFDYGMSYQRGKKETPLTGQTGTNMPEIPPFKLNAAVNYDYDDSLVLRAELIASDSWTHIDWENGEQELDAYAILNLKGTKNFGKHFELTLGIDNIFDKTYAVSNTYKDLILLTDTSGGVDNVMLMNEPGRYFYTNLSYKF
- a CDS encoding energy transducer TonB, giving the protein MHFSLAAFTPEVLSPAENSKETKTEEQTLETESEAKPDPLPEAEESKEPELESDPLPETEEPKEPEIKEEPAKEEATHETVIKEIPIVKPVKKVTPKPKKKPVKKRRKVQQKREINSGGSPRHSTAEKNKFLAEVRRKINRAKSYPRIAQRRGMQGTVKACFTILANGQVGNISLSGPRVFYASARKAIKSAFPVNVKKAPISLPVVVNLSLRYKLR